From a single Opisthocomus hoazin isolate bOpiHoa1 chromosome 6, bOpiHoa1.hap1, whole genome shotgun sequence genomic region:
- the BSND gene encoding barttin — protein sequence MAEEKSFRYGFIILGFFLVMTGMFIMSVEKPQIYITFCALGVLLVAVGIIWSMCQCYPKITFVPVDPKAEQFLDHKPIALPERDTRLVAPCPDQEATGTYEKSLPSYEQIQSQAVGSSPLPSAAQPRPRSRSQSAVQAKAEVHRELGGAGDPPREPAPWLDAAAGGCPPRPAPGDAPLASLLEDMDTPSLEGSVPGSPVPRRRPAPPATPSGSTPTRSPAGGQHPASPHKGTREEDDLYYGLREGPDALLEDSDRLFEPEN from the exons ATGGCCGAGGAGAAGAGCTTTCGCTACGGCTTCATCATCCTGGGTTTTTTCCTGGTAATGACGGGGATGTTCATCATGAGCGTGGAAAAACCCCAGATCTACATCACCTTCTGCGCCCTGGGCGTCCTGCTCGTAGCCGTGGGCATCATCTGGAGCATGTGCCAGTGCTACCCGAAG ATAACGTTCGTCCCTGTGGACCCCAAGGCCGAGCAGTTCCTGGACCACAAACCCATCGCGCTGCCGGAGAGGGACACCCG CTTGGTTGCACCCTGCCCCGACCAAGAGGCCACCGGCACCTACGAGAAGAGCCTGCCGTCCTACGAGCAGATCCAGAGCCAGGCGGTGGGCTCGTCCCCGCTCCCGTCCGCGGCCCAGCCCAGACCCCGCAGCCGCTCCCAGTCGGCCGTGCAGGCGAAAGCAGAGGTGCACCGGGAGCTGGGGGGTGCtggagaccccccccgggagccgGCGCCTTGGCTGgacgcggcggcgggcggctg ccccccccggccggccccgggggacGCCCCGCTGGCATCCCTCCTGGAGGACATGGACACCCCATCGCTGGAGGGCTCCGTGCCCGGCAGCCCCGTGCCACGACgccggcccgcgccgcccgccaCCCCCTCCGGCAGCACCCCGACCCGCTCCCCGGCTGGGGGGCAGCACCCCGCTTCCCCCCACAAAGGCACCAGGGAGGAGGACGACCTCTACTACGGGCTCCGAGAGGGGCCGGACGCTCTCCTAGAGGATAGTGACCGCCTTTTCGAGCCCGAAAACTGA
- the TMEM61 gene encoding transmembrane protein 61 yields the protein MAAASFRYGVTITGAVLLVTGTLCFAWWSDSEVGTSAGSGAHLLPPREAEAVPSSSSGALLRSVSFFCCGIGGILLLFGLLWSVKANTRVVSRRYQYHFPRDLQYFSAEPPEKWNRSTWDSSAIPTYEEALTCRPAHGAPAYVQPLERKEDLTPPLYHYLDEDESWEGGRRRSSSDSALFRPSLSWLETQHPGEPQATPPPSYENISVRGV from the exons TGCTGGTGACCGGGACGCTGTGCTTTGCCTGGTGGAGCGACAGCGAGGTGGGCACctcggctggcagcggggctcaCCTCCTGCCTCCCCGGGAAGCCGAGGCCGTGCCCAGCTCCTCCTCCGGCGCCTTGCTCCGCTCCGTCAGCTTCTTCTGCTGCGGCATCGGcggcatcctcctcctctttggtCTCCTCTGGTCCGTGAAAGCCAACACCAGGGTGGTCTCCCGCCGCTACCAGTACCACTTCCCCAGGGACCTGCAGTACTTCAGCGCGGAGCCTCCGGAGAAGTGGAACCGCAG CACTTGGGACTCCAGCGCCATCCCCACCTACGAAGAAGCCCTGACCTGCCGACCTGCCCACGGTGCCCCAGCCTACGTCCAGCCactggagaggaaggaggaccTCACGCCACCCCTGTATCACTACCTGGACGAGGACGAGAGCTGGGAGGGCGGCCGCCGGCGCAGCTCCTCCGACAGCGCCTTgttccgccccagcctgtcctggctgGAGACCCAGCACCCTGGGGAGCCGCAGGCAACGCCTCCCCCAAGCTACGAAAACATCAGCGTCCGGGGTGTCTGA